A single window of Flavobacterium aestivum DNA harbors:
- the ric gene encoding iron-sulfur cluster repair di-iron protein, with product METLEKITIGEYVAKDFRTAALFSKYGIDFCCNGNRSVEEACEKKAVEPNDLLQEIETILSSKNESAIDFNSWPIDLLADYIEKTHHRYVSEKTPTLLQFLDKLNRVHGANHPELIEINELFKGCAGELAQHMKKEELILFPFIKKMVHATISDELIEQPHFGTVENPIAMMMHEHDAEGVRFRKIAELTNNYTPPSDACNTYRVTFAMLQEFEQDLHKHIHLENNILFPKAAKLEKDFTAQN from the coding sequence ATGGAAACTTTAGAGAAAATTACAATAGGTGAATACGTAGCAAAAGACTTTAGAACAGCGGCTCTTTTTTCTAAATATGGCATTGATTTTTGTTGCAATGGCAATAGAAGTGTCGAGGAAGCTTGTGAGAAAAAAGCTGTAGAACCAAATGATTTATTACAGGAAATTGAAACCATTTTATCATCAAAAAATGAATCAGCTATCGATTTTAATTCATGGCCTATAGATTTATTAGCTGACTATATTGAGAAAACACATCACCGTTACGTTTCGGAAAAAACACCTACCCTTCTTCAATTTTTAGACAAATTAAATCGAGTACATGGTGCTAATCATCCGGAGTTAATAGAAATAAATGAACTATTTAAAGGTTGTGCAGGTGAACTGGCTCAACACATGAAAAAAGAAGAGCTGATTCTGTTTCCTTTTATCAAAAAAATGGTTCATGCCACCATTTCGGATGAATTAATTGAGCAACCTCATTTTGGAACTGTAGAAAATCCTATTGCCATGATGATGCACGAACACGATGCCGAAGGTGTTCGCTTTAGAAAAATTGCCGAATTGACCAATAATTACACTCCGCCTTCAGACGCTTGTAATACCTACAGAGTAACCTTTGCAATGTTACAGGAATTTGAGCAGGATTTGCATAAACATATTCATTTGGAAAACAATATTTTATTTCCAAAAGCTGCCAAACTAGAAAAAGACTTTACTGCTCAAAATTAA
- a CDS encoding c-type cytochrome has protein sequence MLSKSQARAFFLGGTLVTFLIFIGLTVYSFMPRNDQTNYKAIDKQVVRGKEIWEHNNCMGCHSIMGEGGYYAPELTKVIERRGEGYVKAALMSPVPWAPNGRKMVAYNMNEKDADAVVAYFKWIGKIDLNGFDRVVSPLSKDE, from the coding sequence ATGCTTTCAAAATCACAAGCAAGGGCATTTTTTCTGGGAGGAACTTTGGTCACCTTTTTAATCTTTATAGGATTGACCGTTTATTCGTTTATGCCCAGAAATGATCAAACAAATTACAAGGCTATAGACAAACAAGTAGTGAGAGGAAAAGAAATTTGGGAACACAACAATTGTATGGGCTGTCACTCTATTATGGGTGAAGGAGGATATTATGCCCCAGAATTGACAAAAGTTATTGAAAGAAGAGGCGAAGGATATGTTAAGGCTGCGCTGATGTCGCCAGTACCTTGGGCTCCAAACGGACGAAAAATGGTTGCCTATAATATGAATGAAAAAGATGCAGATGCTGTAGTGGCTTACTTCAAATGGATCGGAAAAATAGATCTAAATGGGTTTGACCGAGTGGTTTCTCCATTGTCTAAAGATGAATAA
- a CDS encoding cbb3-type cytochrome c oxidase subunit I produces the protein MKYKSQKVAYWFFALCMLLFSLQIVYGFIMGFDRIGIQGLHDIIPFNVARAVHTNLLVVWLLTGFMGAAYYIIPEEAQCELISVKWAYIQLISLAVVGVIAIVGFHFNHWEGRKFLEIPRELDFLVVVNVLLFLGLILGTLYKGKRKTTTALVLSMGLLFAALLYLPGMIWFDSQVMDSFFRWWVVHLWVEGVWELIMGGILSYLLIKLTGVDREVIEKWLYVIVGLTFLSGVLGTGHHYYYIGVNKIWLIVGGIFSALEPLAFLGMALFAVNMYRKGEKSHPNKIALFWTIGSSIVSFIGAGLLGFAHTLPQTNLYTHGTLVTAMHGHYAFWGAYAMIVLAIISYALPNVTGRKRYQSATGMAAFWLSNVGMLGMTVAFGVAGVAQVYLERKMKMEFMVVQNEISIHFVVLLICATMFATGICLFVYDFIKYGRPTDEAIRE, from the coding sequence ATGAAATATAAATCACAAAAAGTAGCCTACTGGTTTTTTGCACTGTGCATGCTATTGTTCTCACTGCAAATTGTCTATGGTTTTATCATGGGCTTTGACCGAATAGGAATTCAAGGGTTACACGATATAATCCCTTTTAATGTTGCCCGAGCGGTACATACCAATTTATTGGTGGTTTGGTTGCTAACCGGTTTTATGGGAGCCGCCTATTACATTATACCCGAAGAAGCACAATGCGAACTGATAAGCGTAAAATGGGCTTACATACAATTAATTTCTCTTGCAGTTGTTGGAGTTATAGCCATAGTTGGCTTTCACTTCAATCACTGGGAAGGTAGAAAGTTTCTAGAGATTCCGAGAGAACTTGATTTCTTGGTTGTTGTCAATGTATTACTGTTCTTAGGATTGATTTTAGGAACTCTTTATAAAGGAAAACGCAAAACCACAACCGCTTTGGTATTGTCTATGGGATTGTTGTTTGCGGCCTTGTTATACCTGCCGGGTATGATTTGGTTTGACAGTCAGGTAATGGATTCATTCTTCCGTTGGTGGGTAGTTCACTTGTGGGTTGAAGGTGTTTGGGAATTAATTATGGGAGGTATCCTTTCGTACTTACTAATCAAATTGACAGGTGTAGATAGAGAAGTTATCGAAAAATGGTTGTACGTAATCGTAGGATTGACTTTCCTTTCTGGAGTTTTAGGTACTGGACACCATTATTATTACATAGGAGTGAATAAAATTTGGTTAATCGTAGGTGGTATTTTCTCAGCACTAGAACCTTTGGCTTTCTTAGGAATGGCATTGTTTGCTGTGAATATGTATCGCAAAGGAGAGAAAAGCCATCCTAACAAAATAGCTTTATTCTGGACAATAGGTTCTTCTATCGTATCTTTTATAGGTGCTGGTTTATTAGGTTTTGCACACACTTTGCCACAAACTAATCTTTACACACACGGAACATTGGTTACAGCTATGCACGGACACTATGCTTTCTGGGGTGCATATGCAATGATAGTTTTGGCAATAATCAGTTATGCATTGCCAAATGTAACTGGTCGTAAAAGATACCAAAGCGCAACAGGAATGGCAGCCTTTTGGTTGTCTAATGTTGGGATGTTAGGAATGACAGTAGCTTTTGGAGTGGCCGGAGTTGCACAAGTGTATTTAGAACGAAAAATGAAAATGGAATTTATGGTTGTACAAAACGAAATCAGTATTCACTTTGTGGTATTGTTGATTTGCGCCACTATGTTCGCCACAGGAATCTGTCTGTTTGTTTACGATTTCATAAAATACGGACGTCCAACAGATGAAGCCATAAGAGAATAA